From a region of the Streptomyces sp. NBC_00193 genome:
- the purS gene encoding phosphoribosylformylglycinamidine synthase subunit PurS translates to MPVARVVVDVMLKPEILDPQGQAVQRALPRLGFEGIADVRQGKRFELEVEGPVDQAALDRIHKMAETFLANTVIEDFTVKVEA, encoded by the coding sequence GTGCCAGTGGCACGCGTCGTAGTCGACGTCATGCTCAAGCCGGAGATCCTCGACCCCCAGGGCCAGGCGGTGCAGCGTGCACTGCCGCGCCTGGGCTTCGAAGGGATCGCCGACGTCCGCCAGGGGAAGCGCTTCGAACTGGAGGTGGAGGGACCGGTCGACCAGGCCGCCCTCGACCGCATCCACAAGATGGCCGAAACCTTCCTCGCCAACACCGTCATCGAAGACTTCACCGTGAAGGTCGAGGCCTGA
- a CDS encoding Lsr2 family protein: MAQRVVVTISDDIDGGDASETVVFGLDGKSYEIDLNVANAKKLRKSLAPFVAAGRRQARSGKAFKHTAVAPDPAVVRAWARSNQLDVPPRGRIPKKVYEEYNAAH; encoded by the coding sequence GTGGCGCAGCGCGTAGTAGTCACGATCTCCGACGACATCGATGGCGGAGATGCATCGGAAACGGTCGTCTTCGGGCTGGACGGTAAGTCGTACGAGATCGACCTCAATGTGGCCAACGCAAAGAAACTGCGGAAGAGCCTCGCCCCCTTCGTGGCCGCCGGCCGCCGGCAGGCCCGCTCCGGGAAGGCCTTCAAGCACACCGCCGTCGCCCCCGACCCCGCGGTCGTCCGGGCCTGGGCCCGCTCCAACCAGCTCGACGTCCCGCCGCGCGGGCGGATCCCCAAGAAGGTCTACGAGGAGTACAACGCCGCTCACTGA
- a CDS encoding maleylpyruvate isomerase family mycothiol-dependent enzyme, with product MPPAKKKPRTYDHARTRTAVLAQFGHVRDAVRELDAEQLARPSGVGGWSVAELAAHIAWIADSLAGGLARPPAAVAELSAAEWPFATASLAGKIAEAAKETLEGAPLAELYDRAGARLAEALDANLGSRVLDLWIGAMTLADFLVTRTVELVVHTDDLRRATGLDIPVDRQALAACTRLLADALALKAPGGAVEFRVPPFAVVQCVEGPRHTRGTPPNVVETDPLTWIRLATGRTSWAEALDGAQVRASGERADLSALLPLMG from the coding sequence ATGCCTCCTGCGAAGAAGAAGCCGCGCACCTACGACCACGCCAGGACCCGTACGGCCGTCCTCGCGCAGTTCGGGCATGTACGGGACGCCGTACGGGAGTTGGACGCCGAGCAGCTCGCCCGCCCCAGCGGGGTCGGGGGCTGGTCCGTCGCCGAGCTCGCCGCGCACATCGCGTGGATCGCCGACTCGCTGGCCGGAGGCCTCGCCCGGCCGCCCGCGGCCGTCGCCGAACTGTCCGCCGCCGAGTGGCCGTTCGCGACGGCCTCGCTCGCCGGGAAGATCGCGGAAGCCGCCAAGGAGACCCTGGAGGGCGCCCCGCTCGCCGAGCTCTACGACCGGGCCGGCGCCCGCCTGGCCGAGGCGCTCGACGCGAACCTCGGCAGCCGCGTGCTGGACCTGTGGATCGGGGCGATGACCCTGGCCGACTTCCTGGTCACCCGCACCGTCGAGCTCGTCGTCCACACCGACGACCTGCGCCGCGCCACCGGACTGGACATCCCCGTGGACCGCCAGGCCCTGGCCGCCTGCACCCGGCTGCTCGCCGACGCCCTCGCGCTCAAGGCTCCGGGCGGGGCGGTGGAGTTCCGGGTCCCGCCGTTCGCGGTGGTGCAGTGCGTCGAGGGGCCCCGGCACACCCGGGGCACCCCGCCGAACGTGGTGGAGACCGATCCGCTGACCTGGATCCGGCTCGCCACCGGCCGTACGAGCTGGGCCGAGGCGCTGGACGGGGCCCAGGTCCGGGCCAGCGGCGAGCGCGCCGACCTCTCGGCGCTGCTCCCCCTGATGGGCTGA
- the purL gene encoding phosphoribosylformylglycinamidine synthase subunit PurL codes for MSLDTVKNATETPDASQPWKELGLKEDEYARIREILDRRPTGAELAMYSVMWSEHCSYKSSKVHLKQFGEKVPQNDAMLVGIGENAGVVDVGQGYAVTFKVESHNHPSYIEPYQGAATGIGGIVRDILAMGARPIAVVDPLRFGAADHPDTKRVLPGVVAGIGGYGNCLGLPNIGGEVVFDACYQGNPLVNAGCIGVMKHEDIHLAKASGPGNKVILYGARTGGDGIGGVSVLASETFDDTKPTKRPAVQVGDPFQEKLLIECTLEIFKEKLVAGIQDLGGAGLSCATSELASAGTGGMRVDLDTVPLRDATLSPEEILMSESQERMCAIVEPQYVDRFMEICEKWDVIATVIGEVTEGDHLEIFWHGELIVDVPPGTVAHEGPTYHRPYARPSWQDALQADDAGKLPRPQTGEELRAQVLALVSSPNQASKSWITDQYDRFVQGNTVLSQPEDAGMVRIDEETNLGVAMSTDGNGRFAKLDPYTGAQLALAESYRNVAATGAKPLAISDCLNFGSPEDPDVMWQFAEACRGLADGCLELGTPVTGGNVSLYNQTGDIAIHPTPVVAVLGVIDDVNRRTPMAFAEAGQLLYLLGDTAEEFGGSAWSEVVHQHLGGMPPKVDLGREKLLAEILISASRDGMIDAAHDLSDGGVIQALTESCLRGGNGARIVVPEALDAFTFLFSESAGRAIVAVPRSEELRFTDMCGARGLPATRIGVVDGDEIEVQGEFTLPLAELRTAHEGTIPALLA; via the coding sequence ATGAGCCTCGACACCGTCAAGAACGCCACCGAGACCCCGGACGCCTCCCAGCCCTGGAAGGAACTCGGCCTCAAGGAGGACGAGTACGCCCGGATCCGCGAGATCCTCGACCGCCGTCCCACCGGCGCCGAGCTCGCCATGTACTCCGTCATGTGGTCCGAGCACTGCTCGTACAAGAGCAGCAAGGTCCACCTGAAGCAGTTCGGCGAGAAGGTCCCGCAGAACGACGCCATGCTCGTCGGCATCGGCGAGAACGCCGGAGTCGTCGACGTCGGCCAGGGGTACGCGGTCACCTTCAAGGTCGAGTCGCACAACCACCCGAGCTACATCGAGCCCTACCAGGGCGCGGCCACCGGCATCGGCGGCATCGTCCGCGACATCCTCGCCATGGGCGCCCGCCCGATCGCGGTCGTCGACCCGCTCCGCTTCGGCGCGGCCGACCACCCCGACACCAAGCGCGTCCTGCCGGGCGTCGTCGCGGGCATCGGCGGCTACGGCAACTGCCTCGGCCTGCCGAACATCGGCGGCGAGGTCGTCTTCGACGCCTGCTACCAGGGCAACCCCCTCGTCAACGCCGGCTGCATCGGCGTCATGAAGCACGAGGACATCCACCTCGCCAAGGCCTCCGGCCCGGGCAACAAGGTCATCCTCTACGGCGCCCGCACGGGCGGCGACGGCATCGGCGGCGTGTCCGTCCTGGCCTCGGAGACCTTCGACGACACGAAGCCGACCAAGCGTCCGGCGGTCCAGGTCGGCGACCCCTTCCAGGAGAAGCTCCTCATCGAGTGCACCCTGGAGATCTTCAAGGAGAAGCTGGTCGCGGGCATCCAGGACCTCGGCGGCGCCGGGCTCTCCTGCGCCACGAGCGAGCTGGCCTCCGCCGGCACCGGCGGCATGCGCGTCGACCTCGACACCGTTCCGCTGCGCGACGCGACGCTCTCGCCCGAGGAAATCCTCATGAGCGAGTCGCAGGAGCGCATGTGCGCGATCGTCGAACCGCAGTACGTGGACCGCTTCATGGAGATCTGCGAGAAGTGGGACGTCATCGCCACCGTCATCGGTGAGGTGACCGAGGGCGACCACCTGGAGATCTTCTGGCACGGCGAGCTCATCGTGGACGTGCCCCCGGGCACCGTCGCCCACGAGGGCCCGACCTACCACCGCCCGTACGCGCGCCCCTCCTGGCAGGACGCGCTGCAGGCGGACGACGCGGGCAAGCTGCCCCGCCCGCAGACCGGCGAGGAGCTGCGCGCGCAGGTCCTGGCCCTGGTCTCGTCGCCGAACCAGGCCTCGAAGTCCTGGATCACCGACCAGTACGACCGCTTCGTCCAGGGCAACACGGTGCTCTCGCAGCCCGAGGACGCCGGCATGGTCCGCATCGACGAGGAGACCAACCTCGGCGTGGCCATGTCCACGGACGGCAACGGCCGGTTCGCCAAGCTCGACCCCTACACGGGTGCGCAGCTCGCGCTGGCCGAGTCCTACCGCAACGTGGCCGCGACCGGCGCCAAGCCCCTCGCGATCTCCGACTGCCTGAACTTCGGCTCCCCCGAGGACCCGGACGTCATGTGGCAGTTCGCCGAGGCCTGCCGCGGTCTCGCGGACGGCTGCCTGGAGCTGGGCACCCCGGTGACCGGCGGCAACGTCTCCCTCTACAACCAGACGGGCGACATCGCGATCCACCCGACCCCGGTCGTGGCGGTCCTCGGTGTGATCGACGACGTCAACCGCCGTACGCCGATGGCGTTCGCGGAGGCCGGTCAGCTGCTGTACCTGCTCGGCGACACCGCCGAGGAGTTCGGCGGTTCGGCCTGGTCCGAGGTGGTCCACCAGCACCTCGGCGGCATGCCGCCCAAGGTGGACCTGGGCCGCGAGAAGCTCCTCGCGGAGATCCTGATCTCGGCCTCGCGCGACGGCATGATCGACGCCGCGCACGACCTGTCCGACGGCGGCGTGATCCAGGCGCTCACCGAGTCCTGCCTGCGCGGCGGCAACGGTGCGCGGATCGTGGTGCCCGAGGCGCTGGACGCCTTCACCTTCCTGTTCTCCGAGTCCGCGGGCCGGGCCATCGTGGCCGTCCCGCGCAGCGAGGAGCTCCGCTTCACCGACATGTGCGGTGCGCGGGGCCTGCCGGCGACCCGGATCGGTGTCGTCGACGGCGATGAGATCGAGGTCCAGGGCGAGTTCACGCTCCCGCTGGCGGAGCTCCGTACCGCCCACGAGGGCACGATCCCGGCACTGCTCGCCTGA
- a CDS encoding sensor histidine kinase, with the protein MKLSGWWKNRSSAGKVELYTRWSFHFFVAIEIFSIGLAVLGTAPREGPAIVPVALFLTVCVHSLLVGFLSSRSLDWILGRRERPVRLAVAVTGLTAAAVLGVLGVHAAGLTSDPAVAPTLVAGMTCFTSGTLVLCLRKVRQMRYVAPATAAFVGLASLAFGIPAGESAGLAVGTLLTSAFLCFACGFSGWLLDTVCELDRAREVQAQLAVAEERLRFGRDLHDVMGRNLAVIALKSELAVQLARRERPEAVDQMVEVQRIARESQKEVRDVVRGYREANLAVELEGARGVLHAAGMDCLVEYEQGRELPAEAQSALGWVVREATTNVLRHGDARSCVIRLTTGPSGALTLVVENDGAPKAPAGPPGSGLAGLRERLAVLDGTLEAGPVDGGRFRLRAQIPGPAAGPTRELEARA; encoded by the coding sequence ATGAAACTCAGCGGCTGGTGGAAGAACCGCAGCAGCGCGGGGAAGGTCGAGCTGTACACGCGCTGGTCGTTCCACTTCTTCGTGGCCATCGAGATCTTCTCGATCGGACTGGCCGTGCTGGGCACGGCGCCCAGAGAGGGCCCGGCGATCGTCCCGGTCGCGCTCTTCCTGACGGTGTGCGTGCACTCCCTGCTCGTCGGCTTCCTCTCCTCCCGGTCCCTCGACTGGATCCTGGGCCGCCGCGAGCGCCCGGTGCGGCTCGCGGTCGCCGTCACCGGCCTGACCGCCGCCGCCGTCCTGGGTGTCCTCGGCGTGCACGCGGCCGGGCTCACCAGCGACCCTGCGGTGGCCCCGACCCTCGTCGCCGGCATGACCTGCTTCACCAGCGGCACGCTCGTCCTGTGCCTGCGCAAGGTCCGGCAGATGCGCTACGTGGCTCCGGCCACCGCCGCCTTCGTCGGCCTGGCTTCCCTCGCCTTCGGCATCCCGGCGGGCGAGTCCGCCGGTCTGGCCGTCGGGACGCTGCTGACCAGCGCCTTCCTCTGCTTCGCCTGCGGGTTCTCCGGCTGGCTGCTCGACACCGTGTGCGAGCTGGACCGGGCCCGCGAGGTCCAGGCGCAGCTCGCGGTGGCCGAGGAGCGGCTGCGGTTCGGCCGGGACCTGCACGACGTGATGGGCCGCAACCTGGCGGTGATCGCCCTCAAGAGCGAGTTGGCCGTGCAGCTCGCGCGGCGCGAACGCCCCGAGGCCGTCGACCAGATGGTCGAGGTGCAGCGGATCGCCCGGGAGTCCCAGAAGGAGGTCCGCGACGTGGTCCGGGGCTACCGCGAGGCCAATCTCGCGGTGGAGCTGGAAGGTGCGCGCGGGGTCCTGCACGCGGCAGGGATGGACTGCCTGGTCGAGTACGAACAGGGCCGCGAGCTGCCCGCCGAGGCCCAGTCGGCGCTCGGCTGGGTGGTGCGCGAGGCGACGACGAACGTGCTGCGGCACGGCGACGCCCGCAGCTGCGTGATCCGGCTGACCACCGGCCCCTCGGGCGCGCTCACGCTGGTCGTGGAGAACGACGGGGCCCCCAAGGCCCCGGCCGGGCCGCCGGGCTCGGGGCTCGCGGGCCTGCGCGAACGGCTCGCGGTGCTGGACGGCACGCTGGAGGCCGGTCCGGTGGACGGCGGCCGGTTCCGGCTGCGGGCACAGATACCCGGCCCGGCGGCCGGTCCGACCCGAGAACTGGAGGCGCGGGCATGA
- a CDS encoding META domain-containing protein yields MRTLPLLPAALVAVLALSATATACGDGGGTPGTHPGRGFSGSWSVESLTVDGKVLPAPAAARLSMEPGKGYEAEATGNYGCNGFTAAVVFDSAATMTVSPGAHTDMACPDLPFETAFARLFRGPLTVERSPEKITLKAPDGNVIALSSKPPAPPAPLLATQWTVDSLIKGETASSVPADAEGRARFTLAADGTVSGSLGCNRFNASAAVEGNRLTVGPLTTTRMACEGGPGELERTLTALFGSGPLDWRIQGDSLTLTATASGTAITAKAATAVE; encoded by the coding sequence ATGCGTACGCTGCCGCTCCTTCCCGCCGCCCTGGTCGCCGTACTCGCGCTGTCCGCCACCGCCACCGCCTGTGGTGACGGCGGCGGGACGCCGGGGACGCATCCCGGCCGCGGGTTCTCCGGATCCTGGTCGGTCGAGAGCCTGACCGTCGACGGCAAGGTGCTGCCGGCCCCGGCCGCAGCCCGGCTGTCGATGGAACCAGGCAAGGGGTACGAGGCCGAGGCCACCGGCAACTACGGCTGCAACGGCTTCACCGCAGCGGTGGTCTTCGACTCGGCGGCCACCATGACCGTCTCGCCCGGCGCCCACACCGACATGGCCTGCCCCGACCTGCCGTTCGAGACGGCCTTCGCCCGGCTGTTCCGGGGCCCGCTGACCGTGGAACGGAGCCCGGAGAAGATCACGTTGAAGGCCCCGGACGGGAACGTGATCGCCCTGAGCTCGAAGCCCCCGGCGCCCCCCGCCCCGCTCCTCGCCACGCAGTGGACCGTCGATTCCCTGATCAAGGGCGAGACCGCCTCCTCGGTCCCGGCCGACGCCGAGGGCCGGGCCCGCTTCACCCTGGCCGCGGACGGGACGGTGAGCGGCAGCCTCGGCTGCAACCGCTTCAACGCGTCGGCCGCCGTCGAGGGGAACCGGCTCACCGTCGGCCCCCTCACCACCACCCGGATGGCCTGCGAGGGCGGCCCCGGCGAGCTCGAACGCACCCTCACCGCCCTCTTCGGCAGCGGCCCGCTCGACTGGAGGATCCAGGGCGACTCCCTCACCCTCACCGCAACCGCCTCAGGCACCGCCATCACCGCGAAGGCGGCCACGGCCGTCGAGTGA
- a CDS encoding phosphoribosylaminoimidazolesuccinocarboxamide synthase, with amino-acid sequence MPGFVEKPEPVQVPGLVHLHTGKVRDLYRDEDGHLVMVASDRISAADWVLPTEIPDKGRILTQLSLWWFDQLADLVPNHVISTELPAGAPADWAGRALVCRNLDMVPVECVARGYLTGSGLAEYVKTRTVCGLALPEGLVDGSELPAPIFTPAAKAEVGEHDENVSYEEVARTQGAETAALLRQTTLAVYGRARDIARDRGIILADTKFEFGFDKDGNLVAADEVLTPDSSRFWPADLWEPGHSQPSFDKQYVRDWLSSPASGWDSKGELPPPALPQEVVEQTRSRYVEAYERLTGQTWA; translated from the coding sequence GTGCCCGGATTCGTCGAAAAGCCCGAGCCGGTCCAGGTGCCCGGCCTCGTCCACCTCCACACCGGCAAGGTCCGCGACCTCTACCGCGACGAGGACGGCCATCTCGTCATGGTCGCCAGCGACCGCATCTCCGCCGCCGACTGGGTGCTGCCCACCGAGATCCCGGACAAGGGCCGGATCCTGACCCAGCTCTCCCTGTGGTGGTTCGACCAGCTCGCGGACCTCGTCCCGAACCACGTCATCAGCACCGAGCTGCCCGCCGGCGCCCCCGCCGACTGGGCCGGCCGCGCCCTGGTCTGCCGGAACCTCGACATGGTCCCCGTCGAGTGCGTGGCCCGCGGCTACCTGACCGGCTCGGGCCTCGCCGAGTACGTGAAGACCCGTACGGTCTGCGGACTGGCCCTGCCCGAGGGCCTGGTCGACGGCTCCGAGCTGCCCGCCCCGATCTTCACCCCGGCCGCCAAGGCCGAGGTCGGCGAGCACGACGAGAACGTCTCCTACGAGGAGGTCGCGCGCACCCAGGGCGCCGAGACGGCCGCCCTGCTGCGCCAGACCACCCTCGCCGTGTACGGCAGGGCCCGGGACATCGCCCGCGACCGCGGGATCATCCTGGCGGACACCAAGTTCGAGTTCGGCTTCGACAAGGACGGCAACCTGGTCGCCGCCGACGAGGTGCTGACCCCGGACTCCTCGCGCTTCTGGCCGGCCGACCTGTGGGAGCCGGGCCACAGTCAGCCGTCCTTCGACAAGCAGTACGTCCGCGACTGGCTGTCCTCCCCGGCCTCGGGCTGGGACTCCAAGGGCGAACTCCCGCCGCCCGCCCTCCCGCAGGAGGTCGTGGAGCAGACCCGCTCCCGCTACGTCGAGGCCTACGAGCGCCTCACCGGCCAGACCTGGGCCTGA
- a CDS encoding N,N-dimethylformamidase beta subunit family domain-containing protein: MGAEQIRRWESGALAHAVTDPFGQGPLPWFRGSELYYDDNGQVVPWYVDPAVAAGPGQQIPRARGAGGPRTADDVHRQIKGFASTGAVTPGEAIDFHITVDPPQQFSVDVYRIGHYGGDGASKITTSPRLSGIVQPAPLTADRTVSCHHWWLSWRLQVPSYWSVGAYVAVLTTADGYRSHIPFTVRDDHPADLLLLLPDITWQAYNLYPEDGRTGASLYHAWDEEGRLLGERDAAITVSFDRPYAGAGLPLHVGHAYDFIRWAERYGYDLAYADARDLHAGRVDPTRYRGLVFPGHDEYWSGPMRRTVERARDHGTSLVFLSANTMYWQVELSPSPSGVEDRLLTCRKRRGPGRPSLWREVDRPEQQLLGIQYAGRVPEPAPLIVRNSTHWLWDSTGAAENDELPGLVAGEADRYFPRTQLPEHQSRILLAHSPYEDGDGHRRHQETSLYRAPSGALVFASGTFAWSPALDRPGHVDERVQRATANLLDRICKRD; the protein is encoded by the coding sequence ATGGGTGCGGAGCAGATCAGGCGTTGGGAGTCGGGTGCGCTCGCGCACGCGGTGACCGACCCCTTCGGCCAGGGCCCCCTGCCGTGGTTCCGGGGGAGCGAGCTCTACTACGACGACAACGGTCAGGTCGTGCCCTGGTACGTGGATCCGGCCGTGGCCGCCGGTCCTGGGCAGCAGATCCCCCGCGCCCGCGGCGCGGGCGGCCCCCGCACCGCCGACGACGTGCACCGGCAGATCAAGGGGTTCGCCTCCACCGGAGCCGTCACGCCCGGTGAGGCCATCGACTTCCACATCACCGTGGACCCGCCCCAGCAGTTCTCCGTGGACGTCTACCGCATCGGGCACTACGGCGGCGACGGCGCCTCCAAGATCACCACCAGTCCCCGGCTCTCCGGCATCGTCCAGCCCGCACCCCTGACCGCCGACCGCACCGTCTCCTGTCACCACTGGTGGCTTTCCTGGCGGCTCCAGGTCCCCTCGTACTGGAGCGTCGGCGCCTACGTGGCGGTCCTGACGACCGCCGACGGATACCGCTCGCACATCCCCTTCACGGTGCGCGACGACCACCCGGCCGATCTGCTGCTCCTGCTGCCCGACATCACCTGGCAGGCCTACAACCTCTACCCGGAGGACGGCAGAACGGGCGCGAGCCTCTACCACGCCTGGGACGAGGAGGGCCGGCTGCTCGGCGAGCGCGACGCCGCCATCACCGTCTCCTTCGACCGCCCCTACGCCGGCGCGGGCCTGCCCCTGCACGTGGGCCACGCCTACGACTTCATCCGCTGGGCCGAGCGCTACGGCTACGACCTCGCCTACGCCGACGCCCGCGACCTGCACGCCGGCCGCGTGGACCCCACCCGCTACCGGGGCCTGGTCTTCCCCGGCCACGACGAGTACTGGTCCGGCCCCATGCGCCGCACGGTCGAGCGGGCCCGCGACCACGGGACCTCGCTCGTCTTCCTCTCCGCCAACACCATGTACTGGCAGGTCGAGCTCTCCCCCTCGCCCTCCGGAGTCGAGGACCGGCTCCTCACCTGCCGAAAACGCCGCGGTCCGGGCCGCCCCAGCCTCTGGCGCGAGGTGGACCGCCCGGAGCAGCAGCTGCTCGGCATCCAGTACGCGGGCCGGGTCCCCGAGCCCGCTCCGCTCATCGTGCGCAATTCCACGCACTGGCTCTGGGACTCCACCGGAGCCGCCGAGAACGACGAACTGCCCGGCCTGGTCGCGGGCGAGGCCGACCGGTACTTCCCGCGCACGCAGCTCCCCGAGCACCAGAGCCGGATCCTGCTCGCGCACTCCCCGTACGAGGACGGCGACGGCCACCGCCGCCACCAGGAGACCTCCCTGTACCGGGCCCCCAGCGGCGCGCTGGTCTTCGCGTCCGGCACCTTCGCCTGGTCCCCGGCCCTAGACCGTCCCGGGCACGTGGACGAGCGGGTCCAGCGGGCGACCGCCAATCTCCTCGACCGCATCTGCAAGAGGGACTGA
- a CDS encoding response regulator transcription factor, whose product MTPVRVLLADDEHLIRGALAALLGLEDDLLVVAEAASGPEALAMARAHRPDVAVLDLQMPGADGVSVATSLRAELPDCKTMIVTSHGRPGHLKRALAAGVRAFAPKTVSAQRLAELIRTVHAGGRYVDPELAADAISAGDSPLTAREAEVLELAGDGAPIAEIAERASLSPGTVRNYLSSAATKLGAENRHTAVRLARARGWV is encoded by the coding sequence ATGACCCCCGTACGCGTACTGCTGGCCGACGACGAGCACCTGATCCGGGGCGCGCTCGCGGCGCTGCTGGGACTGGAGGACGATCTGCTGGTCGTCGCCGAGGCCGCCTCGGGGCCGGAGGCCCTCGCGATGGCACGGGCCCACCGGCCCGACGTGGCGGTGCTGGACCTGCAGATGCCGGGGGCCGACGGTGTGAGCGTGGCCACATCCCTGCGGGCCGAACTCCCCGACTGCAAGACCATGATCGTGACCAGTCACGGGCGGCCCGGCCACCTGAAGCGGGCCCTCGCCGCGGGCGTACGGGCCTTCGCGCCGAAGACCGTCTCGGCGCAGCGGCTGGCCGAGCTGATCCGTACCGTGCACGCCGGAGGCCGTTACGTGGACCCGGAGTTGGCGGCCGACGCGATCAGCGCGGGCGACTCCCCGCTGACCGCCCGCGAGGCCGAGGTGCTGGAACTGGCGGGGGACGGGGCGCCGATCGCGGAGATCGCGGAGCGGGCCTCGCTGTCCCCGGGGACGGTACGGAACTACCTGTCCTCGGCGGCCACCAAGCTGGGCGCCGAGAACCGGCACACGGCAGTGCGTCTCGCACGGGCCCGGGGTTGGGTATAG
- the purQ gene encoding phosphoribosylformylglycinamidine synthase subunit PurQ, protein MTTRIGVVTFPGTLDDRDSLRAVRLAGAEPVSLWHRDKDLHQVDAVVLAGGFSYGDYLRAGAISRFSPVMESIIEQAKGGMPVLGICNGFQILTEAHLLPGAMLRNNHLHFICRDQKLRVENAETAWTGDYTAGEEISVPLKNMDGRYVADERVLDELEAEGRVAFRYVDVNPNGSLRDIAGITNAAGNVVGLMPHPEHAVEPLIGTGRTDGLPFFTSVLKKLVSA, encoded by the coding sequence GTGACCACTCGCATCGGAGTCGTCACGTTCCCCGGAACGCTCGACGACCGTGACTCGCTGCGCGCCGTGCGCCTCGCGGGAGCCGAGCCCGTATCGCTCTGGCACCGCGACAAGGACCTCCACCAGGTCGACGCGGTCGTCCTCGCGGGCGGCTTCTCCTACGGGGACTACCTGCGCGCCGGAGCCATCTCCCGCTTCTCGCCGGTGATGGAGAGCATCATCGAGCAGGCCAAGGGCGGCATGCCCGTCCTCGGCATCTGCAACGGCTTCCAGATCCTCACCGAGGCCCACCTGCTGCCGGGGGCGATGCTCCGCAACAACCACCTGCACTTCATCTGCCGCGACCAGAAGCTGCGGGTGGAGAACGCGGAGACCGCCTGGACCGGTGACTACACCGCCGGCGAGGAGATCTCCGTACCGCTCAAGAACATGGACGGCCGCTACGTGGCCGACGAGCGGGTGCTGGACGAACTGGAGGCCGAAGGCCGAGTGGCCTTCCGCTACGTCGACGTCAACCCGAACGGGTCGCTGCGCGACATCGCCGGCATCACCAACGCCGCGGGCAACGTCGTCGGCCTCATGCCGCACCCCGAGCACGCGGTCGAGCCGCTGATCGGGACGGGCCGCACCGACGGCCTCCCGTTCTTCACCTCGGTCCTGAAGAAGCTGGTCAGCGCATGA